From one Synechocystis sp. PCC 6803 substr. PCC-P genomic stretch:
- a CDS encoding amino acid ABC transporter substrate-binding protein: MSNSSGSRLPQPKSFPILRPLLTLSAWALQSLVVPPVQAETVLESIKSTGLLEVAIRDDSVPFGFRDGPANQWTGICVDFIQALQAEVSATLGGQPLLVKFYQSSLFNRYNLVAEKVVVVECGPNTIRRDLPLPITFSRPFFVTGTQFLIPADRLGSFDSDGDLRGERIGVLGGTSNSEFLAARYPEAELINFQGFTARRLGVEALMQGRIDAFAGDGILLFGEALVLDIPLGRSYRLYPPYPLDCQGYGLILPADQPEWENLVNRVVTSPNSRDIYRRWLGPIFPALERIEQHCQARQKPSSPKEPTEDESPSGKEP; the protein is encoded by the coding sequence ATGAGCAATTCCAGTGGATCCCGTCTCCCCCAGCCAAAATCTTTTCCCATTCTGCGTCCCCTACTGACTCTATCAGCCTGGGCTTTACAGAGTCTTGTGGTGCCCCCTGTCCAGGCTGAAACGGTGTTGGAATCCATTAAATCCACTGGCTTACTCGAGGTAGCGATTCGAGACGACTCAGTGCCCTTTGGTTTTCGGGACGGCCCTGCCAATCAATGGACAGGCATTTGTGTGGACTTTATCCAAGCGTTACAAGCAGAGGTATCTGCCACCCTCGGGGGTCAACCTCTACTGGTAAAGTTTTATCAGTCCAGTTTGTTCAATCGCTATAACCTGGTGGCCGAAAAAGTAGTGGTGGTGGAGTGTGGCCCCAACACCATCCGCCGTGACCTACCATTGCCCATCACCTTTTCCCGGCCTTTTTTCGTCACAGGAACCCAATTTTTAATTCCCGCCGATCGCCTGGGGTCATTTGACAGTGATGGTGATTTGCGCGGGGAGAGAATCGGAGTCTTGGGCGGTACCAGTAACAGTGAATTTTTAGCGGCCCGTTATCCCGAAGCAGAACTGATTAATTTTCAGGGTTTTACAGCACGGCGTTTGGGGGTAGAAGCTCTTATGCAGGGGCGCATTGATGCTTTTGCCGGTGATGGCATTTTGCTGTTTGGAGAAGCCCTAGTGCTGGACATTCCTCTAGGGCGGAGTTATCGCCTTTATCCCCCCTATCCCCTGGATTGTCAGGGCTATGGGCTGATTTTGCCCGCCGATCAGCCGGAATGGGAAAATTTGGTTAACCGAGTTGTGACCTCCCCCAATTCCCGGGATATTTACCGCCGCTGGCTAGGCCCAATTTTCCCAGCTCTGGAAAGAATAGAACAGCATTGCCAGGCCA